Proteins encoded together in one Onychomys torridus chromosome 1, mOncTor1.1, whole genome shotgun sequence window:
- the Shisa7 gene encoding protein shisa-7: MRALLLLGTVALLASAAGPAGARPSNDTSAVAPGPLPALLAHLRRLTGALAGGGSAAGTGANATKTSPAGGAGAAARAPPPAELCHGYYDVMGQYDATFNCSTGSYRFCCGTCHYRFCCEHRHMRLAQASCSNYDTPRWATTPPPLAGGAGGAGGAGGGPGPGQAGWLEGGRAGGAGGRGGEGPGGSTAYVVCGVISFALAVGVGAKVAFSKASRAPRAHREINVPRALVDILRHQAGPTTRPDRARSSSLTPGLGGPESMPPRTPKNLYNTMKPSNLDNLHYNVNSPKHRAATLDWRAMPPPSPSLHYSTLSCSRSFHNLSHLPPSYEAAVKSELNRYSSLKRLAEKDLDEAYLKRRHLEMPRGTLPLHALHALRQSREHLLSPPRSPALPPDPTTRASLAASHSNLLLGPGGPPTPLHGLPPSGLHAHHHHALHGSPQPAWMSDAGGGGGTLARRPPFQRQGTLEQLQFIPGHHLPQHLRTASKNEVTV, from the exons ATGCGGGCCCTGCTGCTGCTCGGGACCGTCGCGCTGCTGGCCTCCGCCGCGGGCCCGGCCGGGGCGCGCCCCTCCAACGACACGAGCGCCGTGGCCCCGGGCCCGCTGCCTGCGCTCCTCGCGCACCTGCGGCGCCTAACCGGGGCTCTGGCGGGCGGCGGGAGCGCGGCGGGCACCGGCGCCAACGCCACCAAGACCAGCCCCGCGGGTGGCGCGGGCGCAGCGGCACGGGCGCCCCCTCCGGCCGAGCTCTGCCACGGCTACTACGATGTCATGGGCCAGTACGACGCCACCTTCAACTGCAGCACCGGCTCCTACCGCTTCTGCTGCGGCACCTGCCACTACCGCTTTTGCTGCGAGCACCGCCACATGCGCCTGGCGCAGGCCTCCTGCTCCAACTACGACACGCCACGCTGGGCCACCACGCCTCCGCCTCTAGCCGGAGGCGCCGGGGGCGCAGGGGGTGCGGGCGGGGGGCCGGGGCCGGGCCAGGCAGGGTGGCTGGAAGGGGGCCGGGCCGGGGGCGCTGGGGGACGTGGGGGCGAGGGCCCCGGGGGCAGCACCGCATACGTGGTGTGCGGAGTCATCAGCTTCGCCCTAGCGGTGGGCGTCGGTGCCAAAGTGGCCTTCAGCAAGGCGTCGCGTGCGCCCAGAGCGCACCGGGAGATCAACGTGCCCAG AGCCCTGGTGGACATTCTGAGACATCAAGCAGGCCCTACAACCCGTCCAGACCGGGCTCGGAGCAGTTCTCTGACCCCGGGGCTAGGAGGCCCAGAGAGCATGCCCCCCAGGACACCCAAGAACCTCTACAACACCATGAAGCCCTCCAACCTTG ATAACCTGCATTACAACGTCAACAGCCCCAAGCACCGCGCTGCCACACTGG ACTGGCGAGCCAtgccccctcccagcccctccctgcacTATTCCACGCTGTCCTGCTCACGGTCCTTCCACAACCTCTCGCATCTTCCCCCGTCCTACGAGGCGGCTGTGAAGTCAGAACTGAACCGCTACTCCTCTCTCAAGAGATTGG CCGAGAAAGATCTGGACGAAGCCTACCTGAAGCGCAGACATCTGGAGATGCCCCGTGGGACACTGCCCTTGCATGCCCTCC ACGCTCTTCGCCAGAGCCGTGAGCACCTGCTGTCACCCCCACGAAGTCCTGCGCTGCCCCCAGACCCCACCACCCGGGCCAGCCTGGCCGCCTCACACTCCAACCTGCTGCTGGGGCCTGGGGGGCCCCCCACACCACTGCATGGGTTGCCTCCATCAGGCCTGCATGCTCACCATCACCATGCCCTTCATGGCTCTCCTCAGCCAGCCTGGATGTCCGatgcaggtgggggtgggggcacactGGCCCGCAGGCCACCGTTCCAGCGCCAGGGCACCCTGGAGCAGCTTCAGTTCATCCCTGGTCACCACCTGCCACAGCACCTGCGCACCGCCAGCAAGAATGAAGTGACTGTCTGA